A stretch of Cucumis sativus cultivar 9930 chromosome 2, Cucumber_9930_V3, whole genome shotgun sequence DNA encodes these proteins:
- the LOC101216568 gene encoding ferrochelatase-2, chloroplastic (The RefSeq protein has 3 substitutions, 2 frameshifts and aligns at 99% coverage compared to this genomic sequence): MDAASSSLALSNIKLHGSTNTLNSDQRISSLCSLPKSRVTFSCKTSGNLQVRDRSTGLVVSCSSSNGDRDVIQGLHLSGPIEKKSRLGQACCSVGTFTVGEFALESQSQAVDDKVGVLLLNLGGPETLDDVQPFLYNLFADPDIIRLPRLFRFLQEPLAKLISTYRAPKSKEGYASIGGGSPLRKITDEQAQALKMALAEKNMSTNVYVGMRYWYPFTEEAIQQIKRDGITRLVVLPLYPQYSISTTGSSIRVLQKMFREDAYLSSLPVSIIKSWYQREGYIKSMADLMQAELKNFANPQEVMIFFSAHGVPVSYVENAGDPYKDQMEECICLIMQELKARGIGNEHTLAYQSRVGPVQWLKPYTDEVLVELGQKGIKSLLAVPVSFVSEHIETLEEIDMEYKHLALESGIQNWGRVPALNCNSSFISDLADAVIEALPSATALAPHTSSTDADDHDPFLYAIKLLFGSVLAFILLLSPKAFMVFRNNFLLNYTRIYGYRGERSEFFWVRLIFT; encoded by the exons ATGGACGCCGCCTCTTCCTCTCTCGCCCTCTCCAATATCAAGCTTCACGGTTCCACCAATACCCTCAATTCGGATCAAAGAATTTCATC GTTATGCTCTTTGCCGAAATCTCGCGTGACTTTCTCTTGCAAAACGTCTGGAAATCTGCAAGTTCGTGATAGGTCTACAGGATTAGTGGTTTCTTGTTCTAGCTCCAATGGTGACAGAGATGTAATTCAGGGGTTACATCTTTCTGGCCCCATTGAGAAGAAAAGCCGTCTGGGGCAAGCATGTTGCTCAGTAGGAACTTTCACCGTTGGTGAATTTGCTTTAGAATCTCAATCTCAGGCAGTGGATGACAAGGTGGGAGTTCTGCTCTTGAATCTTGGAGGGCCGGAAACGCTTGATGATGTCCAACCATTTCTGTACAATCTATTTGCAGATCCG GATATTATCCGACTCCCAAGGTTGTTCCGTTTCCTCCAAGAGCCATTGGCAAAATTAATATCTACATACCGTGCTCCCAAAAGCAAAGAAGGGTATGCTTCAATAGGAGGTGGCTCACCTTTGCGTAAAATCACAGATGAACAG GCACAAGCGCTTAAAATGGCTTTGGAGGAGAAAAACATGTCTACTAATGTCTATGTGGGAATGCGCTATTGGTACCCTTTCACAGAGGAAGCAATTCAGCAA ATTAAGAGGGATGGGATAACAAGACTTGTGGTGCTGCCATTGTATCCACAGTACTCTATTTCTACAACTGGGTCTAGTATTCGTGTTCTCCAGAAGATGTTCAG GGAAGATGCATATCTCTCATCGTTGCCTGTTTCAATTATAAAGTCCTGGTACCAGCGGGAAGGGTATATTAAGTCAATGGCTGACTTGATGCAGGCAGAGCTGAAGAATTTTGCCAATCCTCAAGAG GTCATGATTTTCTTTAGTGCACATGGGGTTCCCGTCAGTTATGTTGAGAATGCTGGAGATCCATACAAAGATCAAATGGAAGAGTGCATCTGCCTAATCATGCAAGAGCTGAAAGCCAGAGGAATTGGGAATGAGCATACTCTTGCATACCAG AGCCGTGTTGGACCTGTACAATGGCTTAAGCCATACACAGATGAAGTTCTTGTTGAGCTTGGCCAGAAGGGTATTAAGAGTCTCCTAGCCGTTCCCGTGAG CTTTGTGAGTGAGCACATTGAGACTCTCGAGGAGATAGATATGGAGTATAAGCACTTGGCACTTGAATCTGGAATCCAAAACTGGGGCCGTGTGCCTGCCCTCAATTGCAATTCTTCATTCATTTCAGATTTGGCTGATGCAGTAATTGAAGCCCTTCCATCCGCAACGGCATTGGCACCCCACACAAGTTCAACAGATGCAGATGACCACGATCCCTTCCTATATGctatcaaattgttatttggttcgGTCCTTGCGTTCATCTTGTTACTTTCACCCAAAGCATTCATGGCTTTTAggaataatt ttttaaactataCAAGAATC GGATACAGCGGGGAGAGATCCGAATTTTTTTGGGTTAGACTTATATTTACctga
- the LOC101216803 gene encoding far upstream element-binding protein 1 encodes MADEAQYSSATDTPSNKRKYDDQPPPRRPTGFSGPITSPSSDSAPSYNNVPPPMDEIQLAKQRAQEIASRLIISSGGVGAGAGPGVGADVKRPRVENGGGYDSYDKGFSSGPDLKPHMSNSAPSAIPISYGFQGSSKKIEIPNGRVGVIIGKGGETIKYLQLQSGAKIQVTRDMDADPNSTTRMVELMGTPDQIAKAEQLINDVLSEAESGGSGIVSRRLTGPSGSEQFVMKIPNNKVGLVIGKGGETIKSMQARTGARIQVIPLHLPPGDTSTERTLQIDGSSEQIESAKQLVNEVISENRARNSGMSGGYNQQGYQARPPSSWGPPGAPPMQQPNYGYGQQGGYSAPSSQYNISQPPYQGYSQPASGGYASNWDQSTVPPNQPATQGSGYDYYGQQAPQQQQTAGGPGATGDNSGYSYGQPPATTYNQQGYSQDGYGGNYHAPQSGYGQPPTYDQQGYSSTTNYGNVANATQDGLNSYGSQGDSSQTVPPAAPQPSSVSQQGYSANQQPSPNPGSYPPPSQSGYGMTAPSQTGYGNQPAAQAAYGAAYGAPQTQKQPPTNPPAYGQSTQSPSTASGYGQPAGLPSGYSSTQPPASGYTQPDSASQRAPPSSYGTAAAQPGFAPPPYGGAPPTNQSAYGQAPPPYGGSYGAGYPQPHYSSEGNAGGATRGGYDSASAAQAATQSGVAKASPKS; translated from the exons ATGGCTGACGAAGCTCAGTATTCATCTGCTACTGATACTCCTTCCAACAAGCGCAAGTACGATGACCAACCTCCACCCCGCCGTCCAACTGGCTTTTCCGGTCCCATCACTTCCCCTTCATCCGATTCCGCTCCCTCCTACAACAACGTCCCTCCCCCTATGGATGAGATCCAGCTCGCTAAGCAGCGTGCTCAGGAGATTGCCTCTCGCTTGATTATCTCCAGCGGTGGCGTTGGGGCTGGTGCTGGACCTGGCGTTGGAGCAGATGTCAAACGTCCGAGGGTTGAAAACGGCGGCGGGTATGACTCCTACGACAAGGGTTTTAGTTCTGGTCCAG ACCTGAAGCCTCACATGTCAAATTCAGCCCCTTCAGCGATACCTATTTCCTATGGTTTCCAAGGGTCAAgcaagaaaattgaaattccaAATGGGAGAGTAGGCGTAATTATTGGTAAAGGTGGTGAGACGATCAAGTACCTTCAGCTCCAGTCTGGGGCAAAAATACAAGTTACTCGTGACATGGACGCAGATCCCAACTCTACTACTCGGATGGTTGAGCTAATGGGCACCCCTGATCAAATTGCCAAGGCTGAGCAGCTGATAAATGATGTTCTTTCTGAG GCTGAATCTGGCGGTTCTGGCATAGTATCACGAAGACTAACAGGCCCTTCAGGATCTGAGCAGTTTGTTATGAAAATTCCTAATAATAAG gTTGGCTTGGTTATTGGTAAAGGTGGTGAAACAATCAAAAGTATGCAAGCTAGGACTGGAGCACGTATCCAG GTGATACCATTGCACTTACCCCCTGGGGACACATCTACAGAAAGAACCTTACAGATTGATGGTTCAAGTGAACAGATTGAGTCAGCAAAACAGTTGGTTAATGAAGTTATCAGCGAG AATCGCGCGAGAAATTCAGGTATGTCAGGCGGGTATAATCAGCAAGGTTATCAAGCTCGACCCCCTTCAAGTTGGGGTCCTCCTGGGGCTCCACCAATGCAGCAGCCTAATTATGGCTATGGACAACAAGGCGGATATTCTGCTCCTTCGTCTCAGTATAACATATCACAACCTCCTTATCAGGGTTATTCCCAACCAGCATCTGGTGGATATGCTTCCAATTGGGACCAGTCTACTGTTCCGCCAAATCAACCTGCTACTCAAGGAAGTGGTTATGATTACTACGGTCAACAGGCTCCACAGCAACAACAGACAGCTGGAGGCCCTGGTGCTACCGGAGACAACAGTGGTTATAGTTATGGTCAACCACCAGCCACTACTTATAATCAACAGGGTTATTCTCAAGATGGCTATGGTGGTAATTACCATGCACCTCAGTCTGGTTATGGCCAACCGCCAACATATGATCAACAGGGTTATAGTTCTACCACAAACTATGGTAATGTGGCTAACGCCACTCAAGATGGGCTCAATTCGTATGGCTCTCAAGGGGACTCATCACAGACGGTCCCTCCTGCTGCACCACAGCCCTCTTCAGTGAGTCAGCAAGGTTATAGTGCAAATCAACAGCCTAGCCCTAACCCAGGGAGTTACCCTCCACCAAGTCAGTCGGGGTATGGAATGACTGCACCTTCCCAAACTGGCTATGGAAATCAACCTGCTGCTCAGGCTGCTTATGGGGCTGCTTATGGAGCTCCTCAGACTCAGAAACAACCTCCTACTAATCCTCCAGCCTATGGTCAAAGCACTCAGTCACCAAGCACCGCTAGTGGCTATGGGCAACCTGCTGGATTGCCATCTGGATACTCAAGTACGCAGCCACCCGCATCCGGGTACACTCAACCAGATTCTGCTTCTCAACGTGCTCCACCATCCAGTTACGGCACTGCTGCAGCTCAGCCAGGGTTTGCGCCACCTCCATATGGTGGTGCTCCTCCAACAAATCAGTCAGCTTACGGGCAAGCTCCACCACCTTATGGTGGCTCTTATGGTGCTGGTTACCCTCAGCCCCATTATTCATCTGAAGGTAATGCAGGTGGTGCTACTCGTGGGGGCTATGATTCTGCATCAGCTGCTCAGGCAGCGACCCAAAGTGGGGTTGCAAAAGCATCACCAAAAAGTTGA
- the LOC101215839 gene encoding uncharacterized protein LOC101215839: MEKENLRINSHGNFVSNNLNGRDRTSVDSSLLLRARSEAAVVAVATRPQPTPSEFVLQWGNRKRLRCMKVPVKAKDVSAAAPAHRTTVRVDRRVVRADKDSIIHNHQPTSNHNLNPSNGYLNLRQRPISPQPPVLPPPPAPSQRILRNSEISGTMRAQSNGGVRAITSPDRAAPEKKPPPSHHDHHHKSAATSDTKKGGSSSGSGEPTAPPQALPVWPPKFVIALTNKEKEEDFMAIKGSKLPQRPKKRAKIIQRTINLVSPGTWLCDLTLERYEVREKKISKKRPRGLKAIVNMESESE; this comes from the exons atggagaaagaaaatctCAGAATCAATAGCCATGGCAATTTCGTTAGTAATAATCTCAACGGGAGGGATAGAACCAGCGTGGACAGCTCGCTGTTGTTGCGAGCGAGATCCGAAGCCGCCGTTGTCGCCGTCGCAACGAGACCGCAGCCAACGCCGTCGGAATTTGTGTTACAATGGGGAAACCGGAAGCGTCTCCGGTGTATGAAAGTTCCGGTTAAGGCCAAGGATGTTTCCGCCGCAGCACCGGCTCACAGAACCACCGTCCGAGTGGACCGGCGAGTCGTTAGAGCCGATAAAGACTCGATTATACATAACCACCAACCAACTTCTAATCATAACCTTAATCCGAGTAATGGGTATTTGAATCTCCGTCAACGGCCGATTTCTCCTCAACCGCCAGTTCTACCGCCGCCGCCAGCTCCATCTCAGCGTATTCTAAG gAACTCTGAGATTTCCGGTACGATGAGAGCCCAATCCAACGGCGGTGTCAGAGCAATTACTTCTCCGGACAGGGCAGCGCCGGAGAAAAAACCACCACCGTCTCATCACGACCACCACCATAAATCCGCCGCTACCTCAGACACAAAAAAAGGTGGGTCATCTTCCGGCAGCGGAGAACCAACTGCACCGCCGCAAGCGCTGCCGGTTTGGCCACCGAAGTTCGTAATAGCTTTAACGAacaaagagaaggaagaagatttCATGGCGATCAAAGGGTCAAAACTGCCTCAGAGACCTAAAAAACGAGCAAAAATTATTCAACGCACCATCAAT CTGGTGAGTCCGGGGACGTGGCTATGTGATTTAACGTTGGAGAGATACGAAGTaagggagaagaaaatttctaaaaag AGACCAAGAGGGCTTAAGGCAATAGTGAACATGGAGTCGGAGTCCGAGTGA
- the LOC101216321 gene encoding PITH domain-containing protein 1 produces MACLHDHSCEDHDCSSDWSLYKHIDLPRVSALNEATPGSVKSVFKAWEHRLNSSGDHLESNEGDPELLVFIPFTSDVKIKSISIIGGPDGTSPSKMRVFINREGIDFSDAQSMQAVQEWDLAENLQGVLEYQTRYSKFQGVGNITLHFPDNYGGDTTQIHYIGLKGEATQLKRDVVATIVYEITPNPSDHKTRAEGGAGFSNVE; encoded by the exons ATGGCTTGCTTACACGATCACAGCTGCGAAGATCACGATTGTTCTTCTGATTGGTCTCTTTACAAGCACATAGACCTCCCCAGA GTTTCAGCTTTGAATGAGGCAACTCCAGGAAGTGTGAAGTCAGTATTTAAAGCTTGGGAGCATCGGTTAAACTCATCTGGG GATCACTTGGAAAGCAACGAGGGTGATCCTGAACTGCTAGTTTTCATCCC ATTTACATCAGATGTTAAGATCAAAAGCATATCTATCATTGGTGGTCCAGATGGTACTAGTCCTTCAAAGATGAGGGT GTTTATCAATCGAGAAGGTATTGACTTCTCAGATGCTCAAAGTATGCAAGCTGTTCAG GAGTGGGATTTGGCTGAGAATTTGCAAGGAGTATTAGAGTACCAAACAAG atattccaaatttcaagGTGTGGGAAACATCACTTTGCATTTTCCTGATAATTATGGTGGTGACACGACTCAGATACACTACATTGGGTTGAAAGGTGAAGCCACGCAG CTAAAGAGAGATGTTGTTGCAACAATTGTCTACGAAATCACACCAAATCCTTCTGACCACAA GACTCGAGCGGAAGGTGGTGCCGGATTTTCAAATGTCGAATGA
- the LOC101216082 gene encoding vacuolar-processing enzyme, whose translation MARIPTGVLLSLLFLAVIGLPAGARDLPGDFLRLPSEALKFFRGGASDASDEDSVGTRWAVLIAGSNGYWNYRHQADICHAYQLLRKNGLKDENIIVFMYDDIAFNPENPRPGVIINHPKGSDVYHGVPKDYTGEDVTVNNFFAAILGNKTALTGGSGKVVDSGPNDHIFIYYSDHGGPGVLGMPTYPYMYADDLNKVLKKKHAAGSYKSLVFYLEACESGSIFEGLLPEGLNIYTTTASNAYESSWGTYCPGDYPSPPPEYDTCLGDLYSVAWLEDSDNHNLKTESLRQQYELVKKRTLSGQYAYGSHVMQYGDLMLNKNALFSYLGTDPANENNTFVEENSLRPATKFTNQRDADLVHFWEKFRKAPEGSLTKVEAQKKFVEAMSHRAHIDNSVKLVGKLLFGIKEGPEVLEAIRPAGRPLVDDWNCLRNMVRSFEARCGSLSQYGMKHMRSFANLCNAGISKEQMAEASAQACMSVPPGPWSSLLKGFTA comes from the exons ATGGCTCGAATCCCCACCGGAGTTTTACTCTCTCTTCTATTCCTTGCCGTAATCGGTCTACCTGCCGGAGCCCGGGACCTTCCCGGTGATTTTCTCCGGTTGCCGTCCGAGGCACTGAAATTTTTTCGCGGAGGAGCTTCCGACGCTAGCGACGAAGACTCCGTGGGGACGAGATGGGCTGTTTTGATCGCTGGTTCTAATGGATACTGGAATTACAGGCAtcag GCTGATATCTGCCATGCTTATCAATTGTTGCGGAAAAATGGGCTAAAAGATGAGAACATCATAGTCTTCATGTACGATGACATTGCCTTCAATCCAGAGAACCCAAGACCTGGTGTCATCATCAACCATCCAAAGGGTTCTGATGTTTATCATGGAGTCCCgaag GATTACACTGGTGAAGATGTTACCGTGAACAACTTTTTTGCTGCCATTCTTGGAAACAAAACTGCTCTTACAGGGGGTAGTGGGAAGGTTGTTGACAGTGGCCCTAATgatcatattttcatatacTACAGTGATCATGGTGGTCCTGGTGTGCTTG GGATGCCTACCTATCCTTATATGTATGCTGACGATCTTAACAAAGTTCTAAAGAAGAAGCATGCTGCTGGATCCTACAAAAGTTTG GTATTCTATCTCGAAGCTTGTGAATCAGGAAGTATCTTTGAAGGTCTTCTTCCTGAAGGTTTGAACATTTATACAACGACTGCATCAAATGCTTATGAAAGCAGTTGGGGTACTTATTGTCCAGGGGATTATCCTAGTCCTCCACCAGAGTATGATACTTGCTTGGGTGACTTGTACAGTGTTGCTTGGTTGGAAGACAG TGATAATCACAATTTGAAGACAGAAAGTTTACGCCAGCAATACGAACTG GTGAAAAAAAGGACGCTAAGTGGCCAATATGCCTATGGTTCCCATGTCATGCAATACGGTGATCTAATGCTCAACAAGAACGCTTTGTTCTCATATCTGGGTACTGATCCTGCTAATGAGAACAACACTTTTGTCGAGGAAAACTCCTTGAGGCCAGCTACAAAGTTCACCAATCAGCGTGACGCTGATCTGGTCCACTTTTGGGAGAAG TTTCGCAAAGCTCCAGAAGGCTCCCTGACGAAAGTCGAAGCTCAGAAGAAGTTCGTGGAAGCAATGTCCCATAGAGCTCATATCGATAACAGTGTGAAGCTAGTTGGAAAGCTGTTGTTTGGAATTAAAGAAGGTCCTGAGGTGCTTGAAGCCATCCGTCCCGCAGGAAGACCCCTTGTTGATGACTGGAACTGTCTTAGGAATATG GTTAGGAGCTTTGAGGCACGTTGTGGATCTCTGTCTCAGTACGGAATGAAACACATGAGATCCTTTGCAAACCTATGCAATGCTGGAATCAGCAAGGAGCAGATGGCGGAGGCATCGGCGCAAGCTTGCATGAGTGTCCCTCCGGGCCCTTGGAGCTCTCTACTCAAGGGCTTCACTGCATGA